In Halobacteroides halobius DSM 5150, the genomic window AGCATGACTATGTGGTGGATAACTTGACCATCTACCTGGATGAGTTATTGATTCTCCCATTACCATATTAGAATAAGGGGCACTATCATAATCAAAGACTGTTCTTACAGTTCTAGTAGCTGTGCTATTCATTATACTTTCTCCAAATATATCTACTGTACAATCTTCAGGTGTATAAAATACAGCATCAAACTCTTCTTCATTTCTAGTCTTTTGGACTAATACTTCCGACTCAGCCTGAGCTGTAATCTTTACTTTAGTTCCTTTCGGTACATGTAAAACCCAAGGCTCTTCATCAAAACAAGAATTTCTTGTAGCCTGTTCTTTATTCCCTTCCCATTCAAAGGTAACTTCTCCATTAATAAGTAAATAAGCACTTTCTTTTTCTCCCTCTAAAACTTCTTCTACTTGGTCTGCTTCTAATTTTAAAATTCCAACATCCATTAACATCGTACTATACTTACCATCTAATTCAGTAATGCTATTGTATCCAGCTTTAAATTCTCCATCCTGATTAATTAACATTGTATCCCTCCTTTAAAATCCTAAAATTCTTAACTTTTCTTTTGTTGCTTCAGTTACTGCTTCCATTGGCTTCTTAAACCACTTAATCCGATCAAATTCTTCAGGATTCTCTTCTACTTCTGCTTTTAAAGTATTACCAAAAGCCATTCGTAAAGCAGTTCCAATATTAACTTTCCCTACTTGAGTAGTAGCAAGTTTACTTAAA contains:
- a CDS encoding 5-deoxy-glucuronate isomerase, whose translation is MLINQDGEFKAGYNSITELDGKYSTMLMDVGILKLEADQVEEVLEGEKESAYLLINGEVTFEWEGNKEQATRNSCFDEEPWVLHVPKGTKVKITAQAESEVLVQKTRNEEEFDAVFYTPEDCTVDIFGESIMNSTATRTVRTVFDYDSAPYSNMVMGESITHPGRWSSYPPHSHAQPEVYYYRFNKPQGFGCSLVGDDVLKVEHNDTVTIPGGLVHPQTSAPGYAMYICWMIRHLEANPWTDRVDDPDHEWLYNEDAKIWPED